Proteins from one Desulfonema limicola genomic window:
- a CDS encoding glycosyltransferase family 4 protein yields MTSIITIFILSLFISLVLTPGIRETARSYGIVDMPSDRKVHTQPVPRIGGIAIFLSFFIAVILSFFYPTVVFAYFKNPQMIMLFTGAFIVFGLGLWDDIKSLGPGIKFAVQILAAGFAYAGGIKINIVGVYSAQYHLQFFSFPITIFWFLLVINAINLVDGLDGLAGGISLFVSIILLIICITTHRYIEALPLAVLSGSVLGFLRYNFNPASIFMGDSGSYFIGYMLAGLSIMGSVKGSATVSMLIPVIALGLPLVDAVFSPIRRFILGQKLFSPDKKHLHHRLLALGLTHRKAVLILYGVCVILGILALITVHAKSENVALILIIAGAMAWIGIRKLGYIEYFGMARLHNWLKDIGDEMGISHDRRSFLNLQIEINESKSIDDLWDNICKALKNLEFDMAEMHLYCTVQTPSMCQGFERLGFDLTDMPLKQMLEMKNQTSENDMVWTRENFDKDQDVCRECLMKMELPLIDKNGQSFGELWLLKDLKRSAITHYTLRRVENLRRTVLGTLQIIIQEH; encoded by the coding sequence ATGACATCAATTATTACAATATTTATCTTGTCTCTGTTTATTTCCCTGGTTTTAACACCTGGAATACGTGAGACAGCCAGGAGTTATGGCATAGTAGATATGCCGTCAGACCGCAAGGTGCATACCCAGCCTGTACCCAGGATAGGCGGGATAGCAATTTTCCTTTCTTTTTTTATTGCTGTCATCCTTTCTTTTTTTTATCCAACAGTGGTTTTTGCTTATTTTAAAAATCCTCAAATGATAATGCTTTTTACAGGAGCATTTATTGTCTTTGGTCTGGGACTCTGGGATGACATAAAAAGTCTTGGGCCTGGAATAAAGTTTGCTGTTCAGATTCTGGCAGCAGGATTTGCCTATGCAGGCGGCATAAAGATAAATATAGTAGGAGTATATAGCGCTCAATATCATCTGCAATTTTTTTCATTTCCCATAACCATATTCTGGTTCCTGCTGGTTATAAATGCAATTAACCTGGTTGACGGCCTGGACGGTCTGGCTGGGGGTATCAGTTTGTTTGTGTCTATTATTCTCTTAATTATCTGCATTACAACCCACAGATATATTGAGGCGCTTCCTTTGGCAGTATTGAGCGGTTCTGTACTGGGATTTCTCAGGTACAATTTTAATCCTGCTTCCATCTTTATGGGAGACAGTGGAAGTTATTTTATTGGATATATGCTGGCAGGGCTTTCCATCATGGGGTCTGTTAAAGGGTCTGCAACTGTTTCCATGCTTATTCCTGTCATAGCCCTGGGTCTGCCCCTGGTTGATGCTGTTTTTTCACCAATCCGCCGGTTTATCCTGGGGCAGAAACTCTTTTCCCCTGATAAAAAACATCTGCATCACAGGCTCCTTGCCCTTGGTTTAACCCACCGTAAAGCTGTATTAATTTTATATGGTGTCTGCGTTATACTGGGAATACTGGCTCTTATTACAGTTCATGCTAAAAGTGAAAATGTTGCATTAATACTTATTATAGCCGGTGCAATGGCATGGATAGGCATTAGAAAGCTTGGCTATATAGAGTATTTCGGCATGGCCAGGCTTCATAACTGGCTTAAAGATATTGGCGATGAAATGGGCATTTCCCATGATCGCCGGAGTTTTCTCAATCTTCAAATTGAAATAAATGAATCTAAAAGTATTGATGATTTATGGGACAATATATGCAAAGCCCTGAAGAACCTGGAATTTGACATGGCAGAGATGCACCTGTACTGTACAGTACAAACACCGTCCATGTGCCAGGGATTTGAACGGCTTGGGTTTGATTTAACAGATATGCCTTTAAAACAAATGCTGGAAATGAAAAATCAAACATCAGAAAATGACATGGTCTGGACAAGAGAGAATTTTGACAAGGATCAGGATGTGTGCAGGGAATGCCTGATGAAAATGGAGCTTCCCTTAATTGATAAAAACGGCCAAAGCTTCGGAGAACTCTGGCTGTTAAAAGATTTAAAGCGGAGTGCCATAACCCATTACACTCTCCGCCGTGTAGAGAATCTCAGGAGAACAGTATTGGGAACCTTGCAGATAATCATTCAGGAACATTGA